One segment of Rosa chinensis cultivar Old Blush chromosome 6, RchiOBHm-V2, whole genome shotgun sequence DNA contains the following:
- the LOC112170950 gene encoding 3-hydroxy-3-methylglutaryl-coenzyme A reductase 1, with amino-acid sequence MEVGRLSATEHNNTKASKPLKMKVKFVDYEKDVVKASDALPLPLYLTNALFFTLFFSVVYFLLTSWREKIRTNTPLHIINLSEIVAILAFVASFIYLLGFFGIDFVQSLILQPSNDIWADHDDEEIILKDDARKVPCGQALNCSIPKMAPIASPKAAPEAAPKVFEEKAMIETPPTAEEDEEIIKAVVAGTIPSYSLETKLGDCKRAASIRREALQRVTGKSLEGLPLEGFDYESILGQCCEMPVGYITIPVGIAGPLMLDGKEFSVPMATTEGCLVASTNRGCKAINLSGGASSVLLKDGMTRAPVVRFNSAKRAAELKFFMEDPDNYETISMVFNKSSRFGRLQSVKCAVAGKNLYMRFCCSTGDAMGMNMVSKGVQNVLDFLQNDFPDMDVIGISGNYCSDKKPAAVNWIEGRGKSVVCEAVIKGDIVSKVLKTNVAALVELNMLKNLTGSAIAGALGGFNAHASNIVSAVYLATGQDPAQNIESSHCITMMEAINDGKDLHVSVTMPSIEVGTVGGGTQLASQSACLNLLGVKGANREAPGTNARQLASVVAGSVLAGELSLMSAIAAGQLVKSHMKYNRSNKDVTTVASA; translated from the coding sequence ATGGAAGTCGGAAGGCTATCGGCGACGGAGCACAACAATACCAAAGCAAGCAAGCCTTTGAAAATGAAAGTGAAGTTCGTCGACTATGAAAAGGACGTCGTGAAGGCATCAGACGCCTTGCCTCTGCCTCTGTACCTGACCAATGCCCTGTTCTTCACTCTTTTCTTCTCCGTCGTCTACTTCTTGCTCACAAGCTGGCGTGAGAAGATCCGCACCAACACTCCTCTCCACATCATCAATCTCTCTGAGATCGTGGCTATTCTAGCCTTCGTAGCCTCCTTCATCTACCTCCTCGGGTTCTTTGGTATCGATTTCGTCCAATCCCTCATTCTCCAGCCCAGCAATGACATCTGGGCCGACCATGATGACGAGGAGATTATTCTCAAGGACGATGCTCGCAAAGTTCCTTGTGGCCAGGCCCTCAATTGCTCAATTCCCAAAATGGCTCCTATTGCTTCACCTAAAGCTGCTCCTGAAGCTGCCCCAAAGGTGTTTGAGGAGAAGGCAATGATCGAGACCCCGCCAACAGCTGAAGAAGACGAAGAGATCATCAAGGCAGTGGTTGCTGGAACCATTCCTTCATACTCACTCGAGACAAAGCTTGGCGATTGCAAGAGGGCAGCTTCTATTAGGCGTGAGGCTTTACAAAGAGTTACTGGCAAGTCTCTAGAGGGTTTGCCATTGGAGGGGTTCGATTACGAGTCCATTTTGGGTCAATGCTGTGAAATGCCAGTTGGATATATTACCATTCCTGTTGGGATTGCTGGGCCTCTTATGCTCGATGGAAAAGAGTTCTCAGTTCCCATGGCCACAACTGAAGGTTGCTTGGTGGCTAGTACCAACCGTGGTTGCAAAGCTATCAACTTGTCTGGTGGAGCTTCCAGTGTTCTTTTGAAAGATGGAATGACCAGAGCTCCTGTTGTCAGATTCAACTCTGCCAAAAGAGCTGCTGAATTGAAGTTTTTCATGGAAGACCCCGACAACTACGAAACCATCTCTATGGTCTTCAACAAATCTAGCAGATTTGGTAGACTGCAATCAGTTAAGTGTGCCGTTGCTGGGAAGAACCTGTACATGAGGTTCTGCTGCAGCACTGGTGATGCTATGGGGATGAATATGGTCTCTAAAGGCGTTCAAAACGTTCTTGATTTCCTCCAGAATGACTTCCCTGACATGGATGTCATTGGCATTTCTGGTAACTACTGCTCAGACAAGAAACCTGCTGCCGTGAACTGGATCGAAGGTCGGGGTAAATCTGTGGTTTGCGAGGCTGTTATCAAGGGAGACATAGTGTCGAAGGTGTTGAAAACCAACGTCGCAGCCTTGGTGGAACTTAACATGCTCAAGAACCTTACAGGATCCGCTATCGCTGGTGCTCTTGGTGGTTTCAATGCACATGCCAGTAACATTGTTTCAGCTGTCTACCTCGCCACTGGTCAAGACCCGGCTCAAAATATTGAGAGTTCTCACTGTATCACCATGATGGAAGCCATCAATGATGGCAAGGATCTTCACGTCTCTGTCACCATGCCGTCCATTGAGGTCGGTACAGTAGGAGGAGGGACTCAACTTGCATCTCAATCAGCTTGTCTGAACCTGCTTGGTGTGAAGGGTGCTAACAGAGAGGCACCGGGAACAAACGCAAGACAGTTGGCCAGCGTTGTAGCTGGTTCTGTTCTTGCCGGAGAGCTATCTCTCATGTCTGCAATTGCTGCTGGACAACTCGTTAAGAGCCACATGAAGTACAACAGATCTAACAAAGATGTCACAACGGTTGCTTCCGCTTGA